Part of the Vigna angularis cultivar LongXiaoDou No.4 chromosome 1, ASM1680809v1, whole genome shotgun sequence genome, CTTAAAAGGATGGAAtgcaatttatttttcagtgttttctCCTTTTGTTTATTTGGGGTTGTTCCAGATGTTTTTATGTACTGTGGCCATAAGATATGTATTGGGTTTCTCTTTCAGGTCAACATGGTCCTTGGCGATAGGTGTGCTTACGTTTGTTTAATGCATTCGTATATTGTGATTGAAATGAAGAAACTAGCTGTTCCGCTCCTGGACGCCCTGGTGGATTCATCTTACTTGTCAAACATTCTTGCGCTGCCTTTGGTTCCGAATTTTTAGATTGACTACCATACAAACAGTTTCGCCAAGGCTAAGCACACgtcaaatttcatttttcttgtatCCTCCCCTTTACCCTCTTTTTTCCCTTATACAAGCAATCTTAGTGGTCACATGTAtagctttatattttttatataaaaaattactagGTAGCTCTAGTTTTTCGGTGCGTAGTCCCACTCGGTTTCTACAAGGTCACCCATTTTTATTGCTTCATCATGTTTGTGGTCTTCTCGTTTGAGAAATCAATTTTGTCTTTGTATCTTACAGAATAATAATGTCGTACTGgttgaaaataatttgtattatgaGAGGATTACAGAGTTTAAGGCCGTTTATTAAGTAAAAACGACATGCGAGTTTCACTgcaattttctttgctttaAAGTTCTTAAAAATTAACCTTTTAAATTGTTTGATCGCGATCTAGTTTAATTATTAGTATAATACACACCagaaagaatttttatatttaatgtttggGTAATATTCATATTTTCTCACGAATAACATTTATTAAAGGCGTCAACCCGGCCTGTTATTTACATTCCACACGCTTCTAAGTTCCTGAAATTTAATTTCTGTAATGATTACAACACCAGAAACAGAATATACAGACGAGAAATTCAGATGAATGAGAACACTAAAAATAAGTGAGAAAGTTATGCAAACAAGCAACAAAGTtagtgaataaaaattaaaaattatttaaatgactGGCAGGAAAGTTATGTACAtgagtgagaatgaaagatctttgaaataaaattggaaaaaacatCACGatgattgaaagaaaaacatataaacaaatGGGTGAGAATTTGGggtaaagaaatttaaatttgtgatAATGTGCAAATTCGAAAATGGAGTGAAAAAcatgaaaagtcattttttatataaaatctcattgattttgttgattaatcttcatttaataatatgttttaactgttctctatttataaattttaaacttgcTATCTTATTCAAAACATCtgaataacaaatatattaaatacaataGTGAATTATTTCTCATCACATTTTTATACGAATAATAATAActttgttattaatttaaaaaatatttatcaatcatatataataatatacacTATATGacccttttatatatatatatatatatatatatatatatatatatatatatatatatatatatatatattagtgacATTGAGGTTCATACTTAAAACATCGTGTATTTATCGCAATTTCAGCTATAAGGTTATTTTTGGTGATTTAACTCGGTTAAAATATCAAAGTTTCATTATCGACATTTATCATAAAATGCATTTTTAATACTTCCAgtatctttaaattttgtaatgtattttTCTCACAAGTGTATCTCCACACCTTTATACATGTCTATGTAATTTTTTTCCTAGTATTTCACTGACGTTTCCTTCTCTATTAtctttttatccatttttattttttcatttatgttaacCCACGTCTTTCTTTTGTCCCTCTAAAACAAACATGTACACCATACCATTTTAATACCCTTGTTCATATCCTATTTATGACATCTCATTaattttttccttgtttttctaGTATTGACCCTcgatatttaaacttaaaaaaaattagtatgacatttttcctttttcttactttttaacATCACATTGGTCATGGTTAAGTTATATatcaaaatctttatttttaaagtatctCTCCAAAGTTTATGTAATGTCAATGCTTCCCTTGGAttctaacataaaataatattatttttataaaaaactatattcacaaaaaacataaaataatattatttttacatgaCTTATATACGTTAAGGAGACTCTAAGAGTATTTCGAACACTTAAAACCTTCAATTCTAAAAGTTGTAGTGGTTTTGCGAAATAGTTATCTTTCTTAAATTGGATAGTCGTTGTGTCTCTAAAAAATACTCCAAAAGTCAATCAAATGTGTCAGctagtaataaatataataattaatgaatgttAGAAtgcattatttatattattatttatgggTCTTTACCTGGATGAATATGagttatatgatttaattatttattaatctcAACTTATCCTAGTTAACTGTGGTAATACAATTAGTGCAATGTCATCCTAATAAAAAAGGTATAAACATGATACATGCAGCTTTGTAAATCGACATATACAACTAAGAACAACTTTTATCGATCACTTGGTCATAtattatacaatatatatatatatatatatatatatatatatatatatatatatatatatatatgtttatgtcTTGATAGACCACATGACTAAATTAATCCGAGTTTCCTAGTGTAATatttttcttagagaaaatccTTAGTTTTATTATAGttctttttattaatagttaCTCCCTCTCCCTCTTGTATGTTTTGTATAACTTGAATATAAACCACGTCAATAATacttttcttctccaaactctTCCAGAATACTTTACACTTAGatcatgaattttttttaagttaataaaaattatatgtaagTCTCTATCTTTACTTTAATATCTTATTCATTGATTTTGTTAAAAGGATAAATTTCTGTTATTATAAACCTTCGCGGCATTAAACCAAATTAATTTGCTCAAtcacttttctataatttcatatTGTAACTCATTAGATTTCTACATGCATTTCAAcaaatctaaatatttcttttggttCTTAAATACAAGGATCAAAGTGTTCTTTCTATACTACACTCTTTTTTGTTAGATATGAAAAGctcattaaaaaaagtttaatgaGTCAAATAATATCTTGATAGTTTACACACTTTCAAACTATACCATCTTTCATCTTAAGAACCTCTTTTATTTCTCCAATTCAAATTATAGGGtaatatatcaaatttctttcattttgtattTCTAGTTCTAAATATTAGAACTCCATCCTTGTCCATCtgtacaaaatttataaaatcaattttcttatataaaaccACAATATGTGAGTAAAACACTCCCTTCTCTTTCTTTATCTTGAACATTTTCATCACAGTACCATTGTCCGGAAGCTTCTGTATTCttacataaacaaaatttggtttttatttatttcagattgtataatttgaaaacaaaaaataatttttagattatataatttagtaataaaagagaacaataaattttgaattgcaCACTCCGAAAATCATTTAACTTCTAGATTAAAGAGGAAtccgaaaaataaaatttgacttTCAGATTAAACAAAGGTTAATTTTCACTTTGGAAAATGATTTCCAGATTGTATAATCCAATAAAATCAGAATTATTTTCATATGCAGGTGAGGGAGAAATTATAGAGATGCAGGAAAAAACAGTCCCAGTATCCTGGTCTCAGTCCAAAACATATGTTAATGGTGATCCTTGTCTTCTTATACATATCACATAGTTCCTAACTACCCCTTTCCAACAATTTAAACAGAAAAGGTACAAAGGAacacttaattataatattaagacCATTGTTTGGTCTGCTGACATAGATGCTACGCTACATTTTACCCTGTTTTATTCCAGCTTTTAAAAAGGGCATGTTGATGAAACTTGTCAATAATTCTTCATAAATGTTCTCAGAGCACAAAGCACGAGTACAGATAAACATGATTCCAAATGCAATAATTTAAGTTCTTTAATATGCCCaccaaagaaaaaggaaggtAAACTGCAAATACCGGAACTAAAATTTGGCTAGCATTTAACGTTGAATTAACATATGTTCCAATCCTTGTTGGCTGTGTGATCCTAAAGTAGGTATTTAACAATTCAAAAGTGCtcaaatctaaaacaaaagcGAAAGCATAACTTCAAAACCTCCCATTCAATAGTTTCGAAATTTCTATACCAAAGACTACGGAAATAATGCCCAGAAGAAAATGTCCCCAAGTCAAGTCAAGAAGCTTCCTCGTTTTGAAAATGGATACAAGAAAGATGAAAGGAGCAATCAAAACATTACTGCAACTGCATACATATCTGCAACACAAACAGCTATTTTAAGAAAGTTTATCGAGCATGTCATGTTAATTGAAAGAATTACTTGTACATTTTACTGCTCAAGTATTATTATTCTGCGAATTTTACTTACTATGCTTTTTCTACCAATTTTTGTAAACAAAGCATCATTTTGTTACCAACAAAGTGGTAACATGAGTAgaagttaaaaaatcaaatggAAAAATGTGCAAAAACATAGTAAGTTGAATGGTAAAATGTACAATTTTTCTATAGCAAATGAATCTACAAAACCTGATACTAAGTTGCTTGATAAGGTCAATCAATGACAAACAACTACAAAGTTTCGTCATTTATCTTACAgtcaattcaaatatattttacccATATCAGtgatcaataaataataaaggatttgaaacaatatttaaaaaatattaatgggtttgaaaattattatgatCAAACTAATGACTTGAAATGCTCAGCACTTAGACGAGACCTTTAAAAACAAAACGTGAATGAATTTTACCTGGTAGTGCACCCGAACTCACATCTGcgttgaaaatatttttctgctcCTTACAAGAACTGATGATATTTGAGACTAATGTAGATGCACTGAAATTCAACATTTAAAGATTTTCTTATCTTACTGAGAAAGGCATATCTGGAAGCAATtacaatttgaatttttaaggtACTCAGAAATAAAAGATTATTGCTAAAAGCCTCCCTATTAGGATTAGTCAACTTAAGTACTTTTATTGGTCCTGATGAATTATATGTCTGTTTTTCATATATAGGAGGACAAGGTAGTATTCAACTACTTGCAGCagttaaacaaacaaatttccCAAACTCAGTACAAATCAGTTCACCTTATTATGTATCTCACTACAACCGGTAAGAAAGTTTTCTTCATTTCACAATAATATATACTGTCAATTCCCCACTATGCTCTTGCAAGGGATATTCTTCaactatttataaatgaaaatgaactTAAACTGAAATAGGATCAGGAAATTTACActgaagtaaaataaaataccgATACACACTGTATTATGTTGAAGTGGAGACAGTTTCATATCCCTCTGCCTCAATAGTTTCTACCATTGATATGTCACCTGTTCTTGCAATTTTTCCATTGTCCTgatttttgagaaaaagaaagaaaaggtcCATTCATATTATTTCACAAAGCATACAGCATAAACATAATGCACATTCAGTTTCTCATACATGGTTGAGAACTGTTTTCTAAGAAAGATAAACAATATTCTATCAGAAGAAGACAAATAAATGTCTATTAACTTGCAAACTCAAACAAGATACAAATCAAATGTTTAATAACAGCTCTAAACTACCAAAATACCCAAGATCACaactatttaacaaaatatttttcttaacagTGTCAAGAGTTGCCAATAGCATGCTATAACAGCTCATAGAGGCCATATGCACTACCATGGCATTGCACTTTCTGTAGCAGTTATATAGCACCGTTATGTTAAAACTGTCCACAATCCTAAGATTGCCCACCAAAATTAACATTAGAGGGTCATTTGTGGAGGTAATTTTAGGTAAAAAAGGGATTTCAGCTTAAAGAAATTCCTTTTAAAGTTCATGATTACCATGCTTCAATTATCTCCTCCCTCCTATCTTGCGACTACTTCACAACCTCGGTTTGATCCTCCGGCCACTTTCAGGCAACCCATGATGAAGCTTATTTGACATCTAGTTCTCACTCTTAGTTCCAGATTTCTCGTGATTAAATCTAGTTTTCATTGTTCACTTATTCTCATTCATCTCTGTTTTTAGTGTTATTGTCACACTACTGAGTTCCTTTTTCTGTTTTCTCTAGTTCCCTTAGTTCCATCAGTCCATGTTCTCCATTTATTGACTCTGTAGTCTAATTCTCGAGTTCTTTTATCTATAACCCACGGACCCAAACTAATTATAGCACCAACAACTGGAACCTAAAACAATAGAATAAActagcacacacacatgcaTAGTGATATAACAGGATTCAGTAATGTTCCTACGTCCTAGGAAACAAGGCAGTTGTCTTTCAACCGTTAATTAGAAATAGGGTTATAATCGCTCCAACATCTACCCACCCATAGATATGAGTCATGCACAACACTAAAGCACTCTGTTTTTCTCTATCTATTTGGTCAGTCACGGCATCCTTCGTTACTATTTTACTTGTAGGTTTTTTTCAAAAAGCTAAAACCTATGGCTTAATAACGAACATGTCTAGATACTTTGGTACTTGTTAATACTtgatcatttatatttatataaactgtataaattatttcaaaatagtCATTATCCCAGTAAGCCCTgtattgtaaaatattttcagTTTCATCTGCTATCCTGGGATTGCTAAATATGACAGTGTCccaataaaaaggaaaaataatgtgATAGAACTAGCATCATGATTCCAATAACGAAGAGTGAAAACCCATACATAAGACGAATTACAACTCCAAAACTTGCAATGACAATGAAGATGAATAGTAAGTCATAAGTTACCATAACATGGACATGTGTAGGATTCAAAAGATCCAGAATCCGTCTATAATGAGTTATCATCATCAAAGAATTTTGTGGGGTGAGAATCCGATTAACGGCACTGGCAACATCCCTAAGCGCATCAACATCCAACCCAGAGTCAATCTCATCCAAAATAGCCAAATCCGCCCCCAAAACTGCAAGCTGCAAGATTTCATTGCGTTTGCGTTCACCGCCACTAAACCCTTCATTCACATTCCTATTGAGAAAATCAGGCTTCATATTAACAAGCTTAAGCTTCTCCATCAGGTAAGAAAAACACTGCACCACAAAACAATCACAACCATAACAGGTAATATCAACAACCAACCTCATAACAATATATGAGAAACACAGAGTACTATTTGGATTAACTTAAATGACTTAAAGTTAAAATCAACTTTACAATACCTCGAGTGGACCAAGCTCAGGTAGACCAAGCTTTTTCCTTCGAGCATTGTAGGCCATTACAAGAAACTCATCATTGGAAACACCAGGAATTTCAACGGGGGATTGGAAACTCATGAAGAGACCCGAAAGAGACCTTTCTTCGGGTTCCATTTCAAGCAAATTCTCCCCTTTGAATACAACACTGCCTCCAGTAACTTCATAATCAGGGTGCCCTACTAGAACCTGCATATTGTTCAATTAGCATGGTCACATTTCAACACTaaaaaatcagttttttttcaattgattgAAAGAGGGT contains:
- the LOC108322884 gene encoding ABC transporter I family member 6, chloroplastic, with product MALSLPTHSSRSLLPLPPSTKPTFPTLRRLNHRVSLVTASIPLLQVNDLRAKIIESNVQILHGVNLTVNQGEVHAIMGKNGSGKSTFAKVLVGHPDYEVTGGSVVFKGENLLEMEPEERSLSGLFMSFQSPVEIPGVSNDEFLVMAYNARRKKLGLPELGPLECFSYLMEKLKLVNMKPDFLNRNVNEGFSGGERKRNEILQLAVLGADLAILDEIDSGLDVDALRDVASAVNRILTPQNSLMMITHYRRILDLLNPTHVHVMDNGKIARTGDISMVETIEAEGYETVSTST